From one Pedobacter faecalis genomic stretch:
- a CDS encoding VCBS repeat-containing protein, protein MTNVNLVRAAGRRLSYGLSMVYLLFTGCSPSGQSDSEKVVENPLFKLLDASQTNISFANTIAENFDQNIFNYPAYYNGAGVAAGDLNGDGLDELYFSGNMVGNKLYLNHGNMQFSDITDVAGVAGRGAEGWKNGVNMADVNGDGQLDIYICYSGLHDGEQRKNQLFIHQGLNESGIPVFKDEAEAYGLADSAYSTQSFFFDYDKDGDLDLLLVNENIKVLSELDDSTIQEYRATKDPMSGSKLYRNDNGRFKDVTTAAGISNSVLSYGLSGAISDVNNDGWPDIYLSNDYSIPDHLYINNGDGTFTDKLTSTLDHISMYSMGSNISDINNDGLQDIYTLDMIPEDNKRQKLLQGFDNYEYFYMNLRNGLYYQYMRNMLHVNNGNGGFSEVGQLAGVSNTDWSWAPLFADLDNDGHKDLLVTNGYLHDFTNMDVIKYNDNYFRSLNGQVEPKHILDMLSKLPSSDVKNYVYKNNGNLTFSNKIVEWGMSEPSNSSGAIYSDLDNDGDLDLVVSNLNKPAFVYQNQTDTANRYLKVRLEGLKGNTDGLGAKVTIYHKGKLQLLEQSPARGYLSSVSPTLHFGVGKAQQIDSLRVVWLSGKQQVLTNVATSRLLILNEKDAAGKYFPPKPAKPVFEEITSPVGYAQEKNRRNDFKRQPLLVNAISFSGPCMAKADVNGDGLEDVFVGGEANQQGALFIQQKNGKFSVTNPFGADKGSEDTDALFFDANGDGKLDLYIVSGGYHDFQENDPLLQDRLYLGDGKGGFKKSTGTLPAMASSKSCVVAGDFNGDGKADLFVGGRVIPGRFPETPKSYLLINDGRGKFSDRIKQLAPELEFAGMVTDAAVTDLNGDRKADLIVVGDWMPVTAYINEGGRLKDKTDQYFDKKYSGFWNTLQLADLNGDGRQDLIIGNLGLNSQCKVSDSQPAELLYKDFDDNGAVDPILCFYLMGKSYPYVTRDEMLDQMSVMRPRFPDYKSYSEAGLKEIFTEEELEGVKKLSSNYLKTAFFERTKNGKFALRELPVEAQFSPVFTITPVDYDKDGVKDLILCGNLNQSRLRFGKYDANHGVLLKGIGGGRFRYIPQAESGFKIKGDVRSALMVNNTLLLGVNQDKVKAYRLSGN, encoded by the coding sequence ATGACGAATGTAAACCTGGTTCGGGCTGCCGGCCGACGCCTTAGTTACGGTCTATCTATGGTATATTTGCTTTTCACCGGGTGCTCCCCTTCGGGACAGTCAGACTCGGAAAAAGTGGTCGAAAATCCGCTGTTCAAGCTGCTGGATGCCAGTCAGACCAACATCAGTTTTGCAAACACCATTGCTGAGAACTTTGATCAGAACATCTTTAACTATCCAGCCTATTATAATGGGGCCGGGGTAGCCGCGGGCGATCTGAATGGAGATGGTCTAGATGAACTTTATTTCTCGGGGAACATGGTGGGTAATAAACTTTATCTGAACCATGGCAACATGCAGTTTTCCGACATTACCGACGTTGCCGGGGTTGCTGGCCGAGGTGCCGAAGGTTGGAAGAACGGTGTAAACATGGCTGATGTTAACGGTGATGGCCAACTGGATATTTATATATGCTACTCCGGTCTGCACGATGGTGAACAGCGGAAAAACCAGCTTTTTATTCACCAGGGTTTGAATGAGAGCGGTATTCCGGTGTTTAAAGACGAAGCCGAGGCCTACGGTTTGGCAGATTCTGCTTACTCCACCCAGTCTTTTTTCTTTGACTACGACAAGGACGGCGATCTCGATCTTCTGCTGGTCAACGAAAACATAAAAGTATTGTCAGAACTGGATGATTCAACCATTCAGGAATACCGGGCAACTAAAGACCCGATGTCAGGCAGCAAGCTATACCGGAACGACAATGGCCGGTTTAAAGATGTTACCACGGCAGCGGGAATTTCCAATTCCGTCCTTTCATATGGCTTAAGCGGAGCAATCTCCGATGTGAATAATGACGGCTGGCCGGATATTTATCTATCGAACGACTATTCGATTCCAGATCATCTTTATATCAATAATGGTGACGGAACCTTTACGGATAAGCTAACCTCCACGTTAGATCATATCTCCATGTATTCCATGGGAAGCAATATCTCTGATATTAACAATGACGGGCTGCAAGACATCTATACGCTCGATATGATTCCTGAAGATAATAAGCGGCAGAAACTTTTGCAGGGCTTTGACAACTACGAATACTTTTACATGAATCTTCGTAACGGTCTCTATTACCAGTATATGCGCAATATGCTGCACGTGAACAATGGCAACGGTGGCTTTAGTGAGGTGGGGCAATTGGCCGGTGTGTCTAATACAGACTGGAGCTGGGCGCCTTTATTTGCGGACCTCGACAACGACGGCCACAAAGACCTTTTGGTGACGAACGGATATCTGCATGATTTTACGAATATGGACGTCATAAAATACAATGACAATTATTTCAGAAGCCTCAATGGACAGGTGGAGCCAAAGCATATTCTGGATATGCTTAGTAAACTTCCATCTTCCGATGTTAAAAATTACGTCTATAAAAACAACGGCAATCTAACCTTTAGTAATAAGATCGTAGAATGGGGGATGAGCGAGCCTTCCAACAGTAGTGGTGCCATTTATTCCGACCTGGATAATGACGGCGATCTCGATCTTGTGGTGAGCAACCTCAACAAGCCAGCCTTTGTTTATCAGAATCAGACCGATACGGCAAACCGCTATCTGAAAGTCAGGCTGGAAGGGTTGAAGGGCAATACGGACGGTCTGGGCGCAAAAGTGACCATATACCACAAAGGGAAATTGCAGTTGCTCGAACAGAGTCCGGCACGGGGCTACCTGTCCAGTGTTTCGCCTACGCTTCACTTTGGCGTCGGAAAAGCGCAGCAAATTGACTCCTTGAGGGTGGTATGGCTCAGCGGCAAACAGCAAGTGCTCACAAATGTGGCTACCAGCCGCTTGCTCATCCTGAACGAAAAGGATGCCGCCGGTAAATATTTTCCGCCTAAACCTGCAAAGCCAGTATTCGAAGAGATTACTTCGCCTGTGGGTTATGCCCAGGAAAAAAACAGGCGTAACGACTTCAAACGGCAGCCTTTACTGGTCAACGCCATCTCTTTCTCAGGTCCCTGCATGGCCAAGGCAGACGTGAATGGCGATGGCCTCGAAGATGTATTTGTAGGGGGCGAAGCGAACCAGCAGGGCGCCTTGTTTATCCAGCAAAAGAATGGCAAGTTTTCCGTAACAAACCCTTTTGGGGCCGACAAGGGAAGTGAGGATACCGATGCCTTGTTTTTTGACGCAAACGGCGATGGGAAACTCGATTTGTATATCGTGAGCGGTGGGTATCATGACTTTCAGGAAAATGATCCTCTGCTGCAGGATCGTCTGTATCTGGGCGATGGAAAAGGCGGATTTAAAAAGTCGACCGGTACGCTTCCGGCGATGGCTTCAAGCAAGAGTTGTGTAGTTGCAGGCGATTTTAATGGCGACGGCAAGGCCGACCTTTTTGTTGGCGGACGGGTTATACCGGGCAGATTTCCAGAAACACCTAAAAGTTATCTGCTTATTAATGACGGCCGTGGCAAATTCAGTGACCGTATAAAGCAGCTTGCACCAGAACTTGAATTTGCGGGCATGGTTACCGATGCTGCTGTTACAGATCTGAATGGCGACAGGAAGGCGGATCTTATTGTGGTGGGCGACTGGATGCCGGTTACTGCCTATATAAATGAGGGCGGAAGGTTAAAGGACAAGACCGATCAGTACTTCGATAAGAAATATAGTGGGTTTTGGAATACGTTGCAGCTTGCAGATTTGAATGGCGATGGCAGGCAGGACCTGATCATCGGCAACCTTGGCTTAAACAGTCAGTGCAAGGTAAGCGACTCACAGCCCGCCGAGCTCCTTTATAAAGACTTTGACGACAATGGGGCTGTAGACCCGATCTTGTGCTTTTACCTGATGGGCAAGAGTTATCCGTATGTAACGCGCGATGAAATGTTGGATCAGATGAGCGTTATGAGGCCCAGGTTCCCTGATTATAAGAGTTACTCGGAAGCCGGTTTGAAGGAAATCTTCACTGAGGAAGAGTTGGAGGGCGTAAAAAAGCTCAGTTCCAATTATCTGAAAACCGCCTTCTTTGAACGGACAAAAAATGGAAAATTTGCGCTAAGAGAATTACCTGTTGAGGCACAGTTCTCACCAGTATTTACCATTACGCCGGTAGACTACGATAAGGATGGCGTTAAAGATCTGATTCTCTGCGGAAACCTGAATCAATCGCGCCTCCGCTTCGGTAAATACGACGCCAACCATGGTGTCCTGCTTAAAGGGATTGGTGGCGGAAGGTTCAGGTATATACCCCAAGCAGAGTCTGGTTTTAAGATAAAGGGAGATGTCCGCAGTGCCTTGATGGTTAACAACACCCTTCTTTTAGGCGTCAACCAGGATAAGGTGAAAGCATACCGGCTAAGCGGTAACTAA
- a CDS encoding SMP-30/gluconolactonase/LRE family protein — protein sequence MKSVSFLFCAFVGLSGSAFSQTLFNPSDLKLVSSQFSFTEGPAVNKKGEVFFTDQPNDKIWKYGTDGTLSVYMDKTGRANGLHFDRKGNLLACADEKNELWSIDKNKRVTVLINDLNGRKLNGPNDMWVDKSGGIYFTDPYYQRDYWTRKKPDLEGQNVYYLPKGAKRSTSIITVIADMKQPNGIVGTPDGKYLYVSDLGAQKTYRYTISGKGKLEEKKLMFNKGSDGMTLDEQGNIYITGGGVTVFDPNGTQIAHIPLKGWTGNVCFIGKDRKTLFITSSKSVYTLPMNVRGIE from the coding sequence ATGAAATCAGTAAGTTTTTTGTTTTGCGCCTTTGTTGGCCTGTCCGGTTCTGCCTTTAGTCAGACGCTTTTTAATCCCTCCGATCTAAAGCTCGTGAGCAGCCAGTTTTCCTTTACGGAGGGTCCGGCAGTCAATAAAAAAGGTGAGGTGTTTTTTACGGATCAGCCTAACGACAAGATATGGAAATATGGAACGGACGGGACATTGTCGGTTTACATGGACAAAACAGGACGCGCTAACGGATTGCATTTTGATCGTAAGGGCAATTTGCTCGCCTGTGCCGATGAAAAGAACGAACTATGGTCTATCGACAAAAATAAACGTGTTACCGTGCTTATCAACGATTTGAACGGGCGTAAGCTAAATGGCCCTAATGACATGTGGGTCGATAAAAGCGGGGGCATCTATTTCACTGATCCTTACTACCAGCGCGATTATTGGACAAGAAAGAAGCCGGATCTCGAAGGCCAAAATGTGTACTATCTTCCCAAAGGGGCGAAGCGCTCTACCAGCATCATAACCGTAATTGCCGACATGAAGCAACCGAACGGCATTGTTGGAACACCTGATGGGAAATACTTATATGTATCCGATCTGGGTGCCCAAAAAACCTACCGCTATACCATTTCCGGGAAGGGTAAGCTGGAAGAAAAAAAGCTGATGTTTAATAAGGGTTCCGACGGCATGACGCTGGATGAGCAGGGCAATATTTATATTACCGGGGGCGGTGTTACTGTGTTTGATCCGAACGGGACGCAAATCGCCCATATTCCGCTCAAAGGCTGGACGGGTAACGTCTGCTTTATCGGGAAAGACAGGAAAACGCTGTTCATTACGTCATCAAAATCCGTTTATACCCTTCCTATGAATGTCAGGGGTATTGAATAA
- a CDS encoding DUF5686 and carboxypeptidase-like regulatory domain-containing protein, whose product MNVNSYYTYILSFLTLLFSAVMPVWAQQTVVSGTVIDASTRETIPYTSFILMPSGKGGKTDVDGKYKITLNSGDSQIRFSYIGYKSETRAVKPGVSQQINIQLQPEAMQMNEVVIRGAKKQPYRNRDNPAVELIRNVIANKEKNRVQHYDHLAYQKYERMLFSMSNVSDKFKSRRIFRNMQFMFKEQDSNKIGGKRMLPLFQQEKVSDNYYSKNPEETKTIVQADKQVNFDDRFIDNKGISSYFERMYQDIDIYDNNIMIVSNQLLSPISDSSPAFYKFFITDTIKTQQPYLVELSFTPRNKMDLLFEGKLYVTLDGNYAVQGAFLSVNKNINLNFVRALEAKLDFEQNPDKRYRLEKTNLVVDFGITKNSGTGFTAERTVTYSNYKINEPFADPVLKDENVVVAAEADRRSDEFWSAKRPEATAAYTDQVYKNLDTLQSLPSFKRTMDIVTLLFAGYKDFGPFEVGPVNTFYSFNEVEGFRLRLGGRTTPAFSKRIYFETYGAYGFNDEKLKYFLSGTYSLNSKSIYAFPQNYIRASYQRDTRIPGQELQFVQEDNFFLSFKRGENNMMLYNDFYRIDYLREFENHFSYSVGLRKWVQSPAGGLYFNNSVANQFSRLSQISTSEVSLELRYAPNEKFYQGKVYRTPLISKYPIFNLGYTAGIKGVLGGEYNYHNLRASIDKRFYLSQLGYTDMTLEGGYIFGQVPFPLLSIHRANQTYAYQLKSYNLMNFMEFVSDHYASINIDHSFNGFFFNKLPLLKHLKLREVVSFKALYGGLRDENNPAYNNGTLQFVRNDEGVPITNSLNSEPYIEGSVGVANIFKILRVDAVRRFTYLDNPNVSEWGIRARVKFDF is encoded by the coding sequence ATGAACGTAAACTCTTATTATACATATATATTGTCTTTCCTGACGCTTCTATTCAGTGCTGTAATGCCGGTGTGGGCACAGCAGACTGTGGTAAGTGGAACCGTCATAGATGCCTCGACCAGAGAAACTATTCCTTATACCAGTTTTATTCTGATGCCAAGCGGCAAGGGTGGTAAGACTGATGTTGACGGCAAGTACAAAATTACCTTAAACAGTGGGGATAGTCAGATCAGGTTTAGCTATATCGGTTACAAATCAGAAACAAGAGCAGTAAAACCAGGAGTTTCGCAGCAGATAAACATCCAGCTCCAGCCGGAAGCTATGCAAATGAATGAGGTGGTTATCCGGGGGGCTAAGAAGCAGCCCTATCGTAACAGAGATAATCCCGCGGTTGAACTGATCCGGAACGTAATTGCCAACAAGGAAAAAAACAGGGTCCAACACTATGATCATCTGGCTTATCAGAAGTATGAGCGGATGCTTTTCTCTATGAGCAATGTGTCTGATAAGTTTAAAAGCAGGCGGATTTTCCGCAACATGCAGTTCATGTTTAAGGAACAGGACTCTAACAAAATAGGGGGTAAGCGCATGCTGCCTCTGTTCCAGCAGGAAAAGGTTTCCGACAATTATTACAGCAAGAATCCAGAGGAAACCAAAACGATAGTCCAGGCCGATAAACAAGTAAATTTCGACGACCGTTTTATTGATAATAAGGGTATCAGTTCATATTTCGAGCGTATGTATCAGGATATTGATATATACGACAACAACATTATGATTGTAAGCAATCAGCTGTTGAGCCCGATATCCGATTCCTCCCCGGCCTTTTATAAATTTTTTATAACCGACACGATTAAAACGCAGCAGCCGTACCTGGTGGAACTTTCTTTTACACCAAGAAACAAGATGGACCTGTTGTTTGAAGGAAAGTTGTACGTAACTCTTGATGGCAACTATGCTGTTCAGGGCGCCTTTCTTTCTGTAAATAAAAATATCAACCTGAATTTTGTCCGGGCACTAGAGGCGAAGCTCGATTTCGAGCAGAACCCGGATAAGCGTTACCGCCTGGAAAAAACAAATCTTGTGGTCGATTTCGGTATTACAAAAAATTCCGGAACAGGCTTTACAGCAGAGCGCACCGTAACTTACAGCAATTATAAAATCAACGAGCCATTTGCAGATCCAGTGCTCAAAGATGAAAACGTAGTAGTTGCAGCGGAAGCAGATAGGCGGAGCGACGAATTTTGGTCGGCCAAAAGGCCTGAGGCCACTGCAGCTTACACCGATCAGGTTTATAAAAACCTGGACACCCTGCAAAGTCTGCCTTCCTTTAAACGTACCATGGATATTGTCACGCTGCTTTTTGCGGGTTATAAGGACTTCGGACCGTTTGAGGTGGGCCCGGTAAATACCTTTTACAGTTTCAATGAAGTGGAGGGTTTTCGTCTCCGACTGGGTGGAAGAACGACGCCTGCTTTTAGTAAGCGCATTTATTTTGAAACCTACGGTGCCTATGGCTTTAATGACGAAAAATTAAAATACTTCCTGAGCGGTACGTATTCCCTGAACAGCAAGTCGATCTATGCTTTTCCGCAGAATTATATCCGGGCCAGTTATCAGCGCGACACACGTATTCCGGGTCAGGAACTACAGTTTGTGCAGGAAGATAATTTCTTTTTATCGTTTAAACGCGGTGAAAACAATATGATGTTGTACAATGACTTTTACCGGATAGATTATTTGAGAGAATTCGAAAACCACTTTTCATACAGTGTCGGTTTACGTAAATGGGTGCAGTCGCCTGCCGGTGGCTTATACTTCAATAACTCAGTCGCCAATCAGTTCAGTCGTTTGTCTCAGATCAGCACCTCAGAAGTATCCCTGGAGCTGAGATATGCGCCGAATGAAAAGTTCTATCAGGGCAAAGTGTACCGTACGCCGTTAATAAGCAAGTATCCCATTTTTAATTTAGGATATACCGCCGGCATCAAAGGTGTGCTTGGGGGCGAATATAACTACCACAACTTGCGGGCAAGTATCGACAAACGTTTTTACCTGAGTCAGTTAGGCTATACCGATATGACACTCGAAGGAGGTTACATCTTCGGTCAGGTGCCATTTCCACTGCTTTCCATTCACCGGGCCAATCAGACTTATGCGTATCAGCTCAAGTCTTATAACCTGATGAACTTTATGGAATTTGTGAGCGATCACTACGCCAGCATCAATATTGATCACAGCTTTAACGGTTTCTTCTTCAACAAACTTCCTTTGCTTAAGCATCTTAAGCTGAGGGAAGTGGTATCCTTTAAGGCTTTGTACGGGGGCTTGAGGGATGAGAATAACCCAGCCTACAACAATGGTACACTTCAGTTTGTACGAAATGATGAAGGCGTTCCGATCACCAATTCCCTGAACAGCGAGCCTTATATCGAAGGAAGCGTTGGCGTGGCCAATATTTTCAAGATACTCAGGGTTGACGCCGTGAGGCGGTTTACCTACCTCGACAATCCAAACGTCTCAGAATGGGGAATCAGGGCGAGGGTCAAGTTTGACTTCTAG
- a CDS encoding sensor histidine kinase encodes MTLKTKYIFFIGFLHLLLLALSYLAFKDDKPLFLAIEFIVICAAVVAIRLYQQLLSPLQLIKEGINAIRDQDFNVRFVPTGKREVDELIEVYNQMMDALREERTKQKAQHFFLQKLIHTSPTGIIILDFDQQIKTINPKAALILAEDQNAFIRCIMTMKAGESRMLKVGSIKTYKIQKSNFIDRGFSRFFVMIEELTAEIAEAEKSTYTKVIRMMAHEVNNTVGAVNSIIGQVLVDERFWQDQPPALRKALRIASERNENLNIFMRNFAELAKLSPANKQQVDLCRLMENVISLMQVFAERAQVRFTSDLPSSAYFIHADAQQIEQVLLNITKNAIEAVDGSGLVHFRLDATAHILSISDSGQGIPAGVQDQLFNPFFSTKKDGQGVGLTLVREILLSHGFDFSLGSQQFSDEREQLQTSFVIKLKP; translated from the coding sequence ATGACACTGAAGACTAAGTATATATTCTTTATCGGCTTTTTACATCTGTTATTGCTGGCATTAAGCTACCTCGCTTTCAAGGACGATAAACCGTTGTTTCTCGCAATCGAGTTTATTGTTATCTGCGCTGCCGTGGTAGCAATAAGGTTGTACCAACAGTTGCTCAGCCCCCTTCAATTGATTAAGGAAGGCATAAATGCCATTCGTGACCAGGATTTCAATGTGCGTTTTGTACCCACTGGCAAACGCGAGGTGGATGAGCTTATAGAAGTTTATAACCAGATGATGGACGCTTTGAGGGAAGAGCGGACGAAGCAAAAAGCGCAGCATTTTTTTTTGCAGAAGTTGATTCATACTTCTCCTACGGGCATCATTATATTGGATTTTGATCAGCAAATTAAGACGATCAATCCTAAGGCAGCACTGATTTTAGCTGAGGACCAGAACGCCTTTATCCGTTGTATAATGACCATGAAGGCCGGCGAATCTCGGATGCTTAAGGTGGGGAGCATAAAGACCTATAAAATTCAAAAATCAAATTTTATTGATCGTGGTTTTTCGCGGTTTTTTGTGATGATCGAAGAGTTAACTGCCGAAATTGCCGAGGCTGAAAAAAGTACCTATACCAAGGTGATAAGGATGATGGCCCATGAAGTCAATAACACGGTGGGCGCTGTAAATTCTATCATTGGTCAGGTATTGGTTGATGAGCGGTTTTGGCAGGATCAGCCTCCGGCCCTGAGAAAGGCCCTGCGTATTGCATCAGAGCGGAACGAAAACCTGAATATCTTTATGCGGAACTTTGCCGAATTGGCTAAGCTTAGCCCGGCAAATAAGCAGCAGGTGGATCTTTGCCGTTTAATGGAAAATGTGATCAGCCTGATGCAGGTGTTTGCAGAAAGAGCGCAGGTGCGGTTCACGTCTGATTTGCCTTCATCCGCCTATTTTATTCATGCCGACGCGCAGCAAATCGAACAGGTACTGCTTAACATCACAAAAAATGCAATCGAAGCTGTTGACGGGTCGGGCCTCGTACATTTTAGATTAGACGCGACTGCCCACATACTAAGCATCAGTGACAGCGGTCAGGGTATTCCAGCAGGAGTCCAGGACCAACTATTTAACCCGTTCTTTAGCACGAAGAAGGACGGTCAGGGTGTTGGCCTTACGCTGGTTCGCGAAATCCTGCTAAGTCATGGCTTTGATTTTTCCCTTGGTAGTCAACAGTTTTCCGATGAGCGTGAGCAGTTGCAAACAAGCTTTGTAATTAAATTAAAGCCTTAA
- a CDS encoding sigma-54-dependent transcriptional regulator, which yields MILIVDDDIAVRTSLELLLERSGHQVLTADNPADALSIVEQVRPRLIVLDMNFSIDTSGHEGISLLKAIKGIAADVPVILITGWASIDLAVQGMKLGAADFIHKPWSNELVLQSVATLLELGASKPRHVGRKALDEQFYFRQIVTEDPAMLDILETVGRVATTDASVLILGESGTGKELIAEALHENSNRRERPFVKVNLGGISSTLFESEMFGHVKGAFTDARFDRTGRFEVAHKGTIFLDEIGELEAASQVKLLRVLQDRTYEVLGSSKSKSVDVRVVCATNKNLPEMVGAGTFREDLLYRINLITIKLPALRERRGDIPLLVDYFVRNLREIYGRPTLSVDPAALKWLQQSDFPGNIRQLKNIVERALLVSRSTKLEIADFKAQLDMSGSGKRTTHQLPVVGTMTLEEMEIEMVRKAMSFHNNRITKAAASLGITRNALYRRLEKYQIPFHDTED from the coding sequence ATGATTCTGATTGTCGACGATGATATCGCTGTGCGGACTTCCCTGGAGCTACTGCTTGAACGCAGTGGTCACCAGGTGCTTACAGCAGACAACCCTGCAGATGCGCTATCTATCGTTGAGCAGGTGCGGCCACGTCTTATCGTCCTGGATATGAATTTTTCGATAGACACGTCGGGCCACGAAGGCATCTCATTACTAAAAGCCATCAAGGGAATAGCGGCTGATGTTCCGGTGATACTCATCACTGGCTGGGCCAGCATAGATCTGGCCGTACAAGGGATGAAACTTGGGGCGGCAGACTTTATACATAAGCCCTGGAGCAACGAGCTTGTATTACAATCGGTAGCCACCTTACTCGAGCTCGGCGCGTCGAAGCCCAGGCATGTGGGCAGAAAGGCGCTGGACGAGCAGTTCTACTTCCGGCAGATTGTTACGGAAGATCCTGCAATGCTCGATATTCTGGAAACTGTGGGCAGGGTTGCCACCACCGATGCCTCTGTCCTGATTCTTGGCGAAAGTGGCACTGGGAAGGAACTCATAGCAGAGGCACTGCATGAAAACAGCAACAGGCGCGAACGGCCTTTTGTAAAAGTGAATCTGGGTGGTATCTCATCTACCTTATTTGAGAGCGAAATGTTCGGCCATGTAAAAGGAGCTTTTACCGATGCGCGTTTTGACCGTACAGGAAGATTTGAAGTAGCCCATAAAGGAACGATATTTTTAGATGAAATCGGTGAATTGGAAGCAGCAAGCCAGGTTAAATTGCTGAGAGTGCTTCAGGACCGCACCTATGAAGTACTGGGCAGCAGTAAAAGTAAATCGGTAGACGTCAGGGTGGTGTGTGCAACAAATAAAAATCTCCCGGAGATGGTCGGTGCGGGCACTTTCCGCGAAGATTTGTTGTATCGCATCAACCTGATTACCATCAAGCTGCCGGCCTTAAGAGAGCGGAGAGGTGATATCCCTTTGCTTGTCGACTATTTTGTCAGAAATCTGCGCGAGATTTATGGCCGTCCCACGCTTAGTGTTGACCCTGCGGCACTAAAATGGCTTCAGCAGTCGGATTTCCCAGGCAATATCAGGCAGTTGAAGAATATCGTTGAAAGAGCTTTGCTGGTGAGCAGATCAACTAAGCTGGAAATCGCCGACTTTAAGGCGCAGCTTGACATGTCCGGCTCCGGTAAACGCACAACGCATCAATTGCCAGTGGTAGGAACTATGACTCTTGAAGAAATGGAGATCGAGATGGTCAGAAAAGCAATGAGTTTTCATAACAACCGGATAACAAAAGCTGCGGCCTCTCTTGGTATCACGCGGAATGCGCTGTACAGGCGGCTGGAGAAGTATCAGATACCTTTTCATGACACTGAAGACTAA
- a CDS encoding ABC transporter permease: MFKHLFKLIWNKRRQNFLFLSEIFVSFLVIFALCSMLVYYLINYSKPPGFEYERVWNVRYSNPFKSENKDSLQVFYENIRRNILAFPQVKEVTFTSANFPYSTSHSTTGITFKGQQISMLNFYQVEDDYQKVLNMQVLEGRWFNKSDASGKKAIVINSSMRKKLFGEEAAVGKVIGDYDDKNPMRIIGVVADVKADGDFQPAGPGFYNRMDTTAFNWIDHMLIQVNADADAAFESRLSKKLSQLMKNSDLEIQHLTEMRDAKNGNTVMPMIICLMIAGFLIINVALGLFGVLWYSISQRRAEIGLRMAIGASRSAVSKQLVAEALVLTTLSLAVGVFFAIQFPILHVFNVPALVYIIALLTAMAFVYILVFICALYPGRQAAAIQPAVALHEE, translated from the coding sequence ATGTTTAAGCATTTGTTTAAATTAATTTGGAATAAACGCCGGCAAAATTTTCTTTTCCTGTCGGAGATCTTCGTCTCCTTCCTGGTGATCTTTGCCTTATGTTCAATGTTGGTTTACTATTTAATAAACTATTCAAAACCACCTGGCTTTGAGTATGAACGCGTATGGAACGTCCGGTATTCAAATCCATTCAAATCAGAGAATAAGGATTCGCTACAAGTATTTTATGAGAATATCAGACGAAATATCCTGGCGTTTCCGCAGGTTAAGGAGGTAACATTTACCAGTGCCAACTTTCCTTATTCTACCAGTCATTCAACCACCGGAATAACCTTTAAAGGTCAGCAAATAAGTATGCTCAACTTCTATCAGGTTGAAGATGATTATCAAAAAGTACTCAATATGCAAGTGCTGGAGGGGAGGTGGTTTAACAAATCGGACGCCTCTGGCAAAAAGGCCATCGTAATTAATTCCTCGATGAGAAAGAAGCTGTTTGGGGAAGAAGCCGCAGTTGGCAAGGTTATCGGCGACTATGACGATAAAAATCCGATGCGGATCATCGGTGTAGTGGCAGACGTAAAAGCAGACGGAGATTTTCAGCCTGCGGGTCCCGGGTTTTATAACCGTATGGACACAACAGCCTTCAACTGGATAGATCATATGCTCATACAGGTAAATGCAGATGCGGATGCGGCTTTCGAAAGCCGCTTAAGTAAGAAGCTCTCGCAGCTTATGAAAAATTCCGATCTTGAAATACAGCACCTGACGGAAATGCGCGACGCTAAGAATGGTAATACCGTCATGCCGATGATTATATGTTTAATGATCGCAGGTTTTCTGATCATCAATGTCGCACTAGGCCTCTTCGGCGTGCTATGGTACAGTATCAGTCAGCGACGTGCCGAGATAGGTTTGCGTATGGCCATCGGTGCCAGTCGTTCTGCAGTATCCAAACAGCTTGTTGCTGAGGCGCTGGTATTAACGACCCTTTCCTTAGCGGTTGGGGTGTTCTTCGCTATTCAGTTCCCTATTCTCCACGTTTTCAATGTTCCTGCGCTGGTATACATAATCGCGTTACTGACTGCCATGGCATTCGTGTACATCCTTGTCTTCATATGTGCGCTTTATCCGGGCAGACAAGCTGCGGCAATACAACCTGCGGTCGCACTGCATGAGGAATAA